AAACAATATAAGGCATCGCTGAATACTCTGTGCCCAGATTCTCTAAATGTTAACATCTTGACAAACCTCAGAACAAATTTCAAAGTCATGAAATAAACTTGATATAGTCCTATTAACCTGTTTTACAGACTTCGTGAATTTCACGAATCATTCCATGAATGCCTGTTTTCTTACCTAGGATACAATCTGGGACCATATCTGGCATTTAGTTGCCATTTCTCCTAGCTTCCTCTCATCTGCAACTGTTTGTGTTAGAGTCTTAACGCTTAATGGAATTTGATGTTTCCTCATGGTTAAATTCATATTACCCATTTTGGTAAGAATAGCACAGAAACAATGTTGTGCTATGCCGtagtttgttttgtcttttgtcttCATTATGAAATAACGACGGAAGTTGTGAAGAGAGGAAGATGGTATGAGCACATACAGGTTTCCATGTATCCTTCACAGTTTTCCCCAACAGTTGTAGCTTATATAACTTACAACACAACACCAGAACCTGGAAATTGACATGGGTACCAGGTGGGCCTGTTGTTCTGTGCCATTTTATCCCATGTGCACATCTGTGTGACCACCGCTATCAGAATACAGAGCTGTTCAATCACCACGAAGATCTCCCTCACGCAGCGTCTTTATGGTACATTCACTCCCCTCAGGCTCCCTCCCCTGGGTGTTtcatccctggcaaccactaatttgtCCCCCATCTCTGTCATTTTGTCATTTAGAGAACAGTATGTAGATGAATTCCACAGTGTGTGACctttataaaaaatatgtattttttttaattggagagtaattgctttacagtgtcgtgctgatttctgccatgcatcaacatgaatcagccttaggtatacGTGTCCTCTCCTTCCTGTGTGTGACCTTTTGAGACTGGATTTTTTCATGCCCTTGAGATATGTCCAAATTGTTCTGTGTATCAacagtttcttccttttattgCTGAACAGTATCATAGAGTATGGTTAAACCACAGTTTGTTTAACTATTGACTCACTGGTGGATATTAGGgtagtttccagttttttacaattatgaataaagttgctatgaatatttgtgtacaggtttttgtggaGATGTAGGTTTTCACTTATTTGGATGGTGTTATGTCTTGCTATATTAACTTAATCATTAATTTTCTGTCTCCTGGTCCTTGAAGGTAAGGAGCACGCCTTGTATCTATTGTCGCAAGACTTGGTACATAGTAGGAGCTTTTGTTGTTTGTGGAGTGAATGAGAGAATCAAACAAAAATCTTAGACATTTGCTTTTAGTGTATAAGATTTCTAAAGATACAGAGCCACTGTTCTGCTCCAAAGAATTCAGATTGGCTTAGTATTttgcattccattgtatatacatttatgtgtgtCATTCTGCAAGGATAATTATACAATATATGGCCCCAGCGCATCACCAGAGCACCTTTTTGGTAAATGCGTACTTGTGGGAGAAGTAACATTGCTGATTAAGCCACATAATATGAGTGTTTCCGCCTCAGAAACCCTGTATTTAGAGAAGGCTTGTCCTCTCTTCCTGTTCTCCATACCCATTATGGGGTGGGGATAAGTGTGGATGGGCTGTTATTTATTAGCAGTGCTATTATACAAGAGGAGAATTGTCATCTTAGCTTCTTTGAGTCTttgttaaaatgttatttatcacTAGCATGTTTTCTTTGATGATCTTGTCCCCCACATTTTGTTTCAAAGTCACTGTTTGAATTCTGTTGTTCAGTGTCTCCAAAAAATGAATCTTCTTTTAGAGCACACGTCCACATGAACTGAAGGtctcaaaaataaatatgaatgcaTAAAAAAGCATGCAAGAAGATGAACTTACGTGAAGTAGCATTACTTAAGTCCTGAGACTCACCTGGCTCCTGTACTGTGGGCGTTGTTACCCAGCAGTGTAACCTCTCATCTGCCAGTACGTTTATCTGTTCAGAATCGTAAACTAAGGCTTCTTCTATCATGTGCTCACTggatcattcatttctttttctcccaatCCCCTACCAACAGCTGATGACTGTCCGGACGATTACAGGAAATATTTACTACGCCAGGTCAGGAACCAAAATTGTTGGGAAGGTTCATGAAAAGTTCACACTGATTGATGGCATTCGTGTGGCTACAGGCTCCTACAGGTGAGTTTCTGACCCATCCATGGTTATTAATCTAAACTTTTAAGAGGAAGTGCATTCTATGAAGGTGAAAGCTGCTTTTGCCTATCAATGTGAGCCGTTATGGCCAACTATAcctctgtgtgtgcatctgtgggTGTGAATAGATGTGAATAGGTTAGTCAGAGCATCTTCTTCTTGGAGTGGGTCGGGCCGGGGTCCCCTCCGTTGCTTTGTGGTTCACAAACCTAAAGAGCAGAGGTTGAAGCTTATCTGGAGACCTGACAGTGAGGGAGTCCTTGATTCAAGGCTTAGCCAGGCTTGCAGTGGACGAATTAGGGATTAACAGTGACTGGaataggggggcttccctggtggttcagcatgaagtatctgcctgcagtgcaggaaacgtgggttccatccctgggatgggaagacccatcctcttggagaaggaaatggcaacccactccagtattcttgcctgggaaatcccacggagagaggggcctggtgtgctacagtccaaggggttgcgaagagtcagacacgactaagtgactaaacaacagccgTGACTGCATCAGTCTCAAATCCTATCTCTCCAGGCCTTCGACCCACCTTGTCCCTGCCCAGTTGAATTAAGGGTGGTTGTAGGCATTGGGCTCAGGATGGAGGGCACAGCTGAAGCTGCCTGCTTTAATCCTTCACCTTGATTCAAGCCTTATGATTTGGTGCTTTAGTCTAGAAAGCAGATCCGTGCTTTTGGCTCCACCTTTGAGGTCTCCTGTTGGCGTGGCATCTTAGGGTAGAGAGCAGGGAATTTGAATGGAGGGTGAAGATAAGGAGTGGTAAATGATAATCTTCAGAGGTTAAGCTATACCATTTCTATGGATGTGGCTCTGATGGTGGTATGTTTTGCCATCTCTGTGTTAGACTGTCTGATGGTATATGTGAGCTAAGGTGTGTCTCTgcagtttaaagaagaaaaactatattTGAAGAAGCAGGCAGCCCTGAGTGATAACTGAGTGTCAGCCCTGGGTAAAGGTGGGTGTGTAGAGGCTTGTGTGAGAGGAGGCAGGCAGATGAAGAAACTCTTGGTGTCTTTCTTTTCAAACAGTACCATTATTTCTCAGAACAATTCAAACTCCTCCTCAAGACTTCCTTTTATAAGAAGTTTGGCAATAATAGGAGGAAACTAAGATTTTTACCCACAGTAGGATTAATCTATATTAACCAAACTTTCCAATTGATTTTTGACTGTTCTGAATCTGAACTATAAAAACTGTTGCTAAAACTCGGCCTCTGTTCACCAGTGCCAAATAGAAACACAAAGACAGAGTTttaggtgaagtagaaaagagtagcTTTCATTGCTTTGCCGAGCAGAGATGGCTCTTGATCTCAAGACTCTGTGACCCACCCTGGAGGGGCTGGTGAGAAATTTTATTGTGTTCAAGGAGCAGGGTGTAATCAGCTTGTGGATAGTTTTCAGATTGGTTGGCATCAAGGTGAAGTTTCAAGCTTCATCAGCCTTCTGGTTTCAACCAGTCTGGGATCTATGTTCTTGCAGTCAGCAGTTTTCATATGGAGGGTTTCTGCTTCCTGTAGAAACAATTTGGGATGTTTGTCAGGCCTTTATCTCTATCTTTCAGGGAACTAGGAGTTCCGTGATTCTGCTCTGTGGCAGATTTATagtctaaattgttaccagttccCCAGCTCAACAGTTCTTTGTTGctacatcttcacatttcccaaCCATTAACTCTTGAGTTGGcattttacttcaaaagacaAGGACACAGTGGCTCCAACAACTACCTCCTAAAAATGAAATATGCTTCCATTGAGGATGAGGATAAGGATAGGTTTCATTTGCTGAGGACTTTTTTAATCCTGGTGCTGGATAAGGTGCTTGTTTACATGATCTTACTGATGGTTTTCAAAAGGATCTTTCTTCTCCAGCTCTGAAGGCAGTTGTCACATGGTGAATTTGCTTTAGCCTGGGTTCTTGGTTACAAGAGACAGAGTTGCTACTGTTTTATGATTTCTTCTGTAAACACCCTACTCCTGATACAAATTTTTCTGAGTCAGTGGGGTGATTGCATTGGTACAGAAAGCTGGCTCAAACTACTTTATGCAAAATGGAATTTACTGTCTCACCTAACTTGAAAAAGGTACTGTTGGTTTTCAGCTCATCTTGACCTAGGGGCCATGCATTTATCAGAGCACCATgtcctatttctgcttttttctagttgatttcttttttttttttccggctgTGCTGGGACTTCGTTGCCACAGATGGGGTTtccctagttgcggtgagtggggacaactcttcattgcagtgtgtgggcttctcactgtggtggcttctcttgttggagagaAGGGATTCACCTGCTCCAtggcacaggggatcttcccggaccagggattgaacccatgtccctgcattggcaggcagattcttaaatcactggactaccagcgaAGTCCTCTCATGGATCTTTATTTAGTCAGGTTTTCTGCTTGCAGACAGAGGTCCAGGCTCCCTTCATGTGAACTTCAGTAGCTATTTATAAAAGTGAGagacttcctctctctccctctctgatgGTATCATGCCTTGCAAAATTCCTTGGCTCTCACTGGCTTACCACCCACCCTGCGTAGATCCCCTCATCTAAGGGGTGGGATACTCTGGCCAGCCTGGGTCACCTGCCCAGCCCTGCTGTACCTGGAGAGGGTGCCTCCAGGCAGCTGGCTGGGCTAGCGTGAGTGGGGCCCTGTCACCATAGGAAGGAGGCGGCACACTGAACTGCCAGGGGTGCGCGGCCTCTAATCAGCTCTGCACGTGTGTTGAGCAACAGTGTCATCATTCGAATGACAGGCCTGTTTCCTCTGTGGAAACAGCAGCGTGGGCGAGGTAGTGAGGAGCAATGCCCCTGTGGTTCTCAAGGCCTGGGGCCCAGTCTAGGCTCTACCACGAGCTTCCCCTGGGACATCGCTAGGCACGTACCTCACTCCTCAAAGGAGGGCACTGCCCTCAGCATCTTAGGAGCCCTTTCTAGTTTTTAGCAACTCTGAGGCCAAGGATCATACATTTTAGCCTTTTGGTTGAATactggtctttttattttttaatcttttggctgaGCCCTctagcacgtgggatctcagttccctgaccaagaatccaacatgtgccccctgcaatgggaggttgagtttcaaccactggactgccagggaagtccctttttgaCTTCAATGTTAACATATTCCTACGTTATATCCTGTGTTAAGGCTAGCTGGAATTCACACTGCATGGTAGGATGCTGTCACCTGAATTGTGACTCTTATGTCACAGGATGTTTGGGCTTTATAATCAGGTTGACGGTAAGTAGATGAAGATCAATCATCCTTATCaacttctgtttgtttctaaTCCTGCAGTTTTACATGGACGGATGGcaaactaaacagcagcaacttGGTGATTCTGTCTGGCCAAGTGGTTGAACACTTTGACCTGGAGTTCCGAATCCTCTACGCACAGTCAAAGCCCATCAGCTCCAAGCTCCTGTCCAGCTTCCGGATCAGCGGCAGGTTTGACCATCTTGTCGAACAGAAACCGCTGTCCAAGGAGCTCACACTGGGCAACCTGCTGCGGCTGCGGCTGGCCAGGCTCTCGAGCACTCCCCGGAAGGCCGAGCTGGGTGGCGAGGAGGGCCGGGCTGAGGCTGGGTGCGGGGCCTCCAAGGCCTCCACCATCAGCGAGGAGGACTACTTCAGCAGCCGCAGGGACaggctggagggcaggagggcaACTGATGCCGCTACTCAGACAGAGCCCGGAGAGGAGACGCCCGCTGTGAGCACAAGTGACGTGGGGACACAAGCCAGCGCGGCCACAACGTGCGCCGGGACCCAGACCACAGTGGCCACCAGGGTGGTGAGCTCCCAAACCGTGGTCCCCACCACATCAGCCACCACCCAGACTGACGTGGATGAGGGTGTTCTCGCCTCTCCCGGAAGCCAGTCTAAGGAAGGGTCACCAGTATCAAAGATGTCTGTGTCGCGTTCCTCCAGTTTGAggtcctcctcctctctgtcctcCCAAGGCTCTGTGGCCAGTTCCATTGGCTCCCAGACTTCTTTCAGATCCACTGACTTTGCCACGCCTGGACACCCCAAGTACTGGAGCACCCCCCACTTCGATCTGTGCTTCAGAGACTCATTCAGAAACTTGAATAAAGAGAGACAGTTTCACTTTGCTGGGATCAGGTCCCGGCTCAACCACATGCTGGCCATGCTTTCAAGAAAAGCATTCCTTACCGAAAACTACCTCGGTTTTAATTCCGGAAGTTTTGCCAGATCATCCGCTAACTTGCTGGCGGTTAGAGAAATCACGCTTTATCCATCCTATCAGTGACGGCTCTATGCATTCAGAGCTCCTGGCCTCAAACAGGCTTGCAGTAGATGTCACTGGAGCATCCCGCTTTCCGGAATGTCTCCTGTCCTCATTGCCTTTCCTTCACTCTGATTTTCTTTGAATTCGATGAACTGCATAGTATTTTATGtgctttatctttatttttatcatgtaTAAACCCAGTCTTGGTTTTATGGTTTAAACACTATGGGTACAGCTTCTTTGCACAGTTTTAATATGGATAGCTCTTCAAGAGAATGTTTCAGGGTTCTCAGGTAATTCAGGTAAGAGGTTAAATATGTGTTGCATTTTTAGACTTATGTGCTCATATTAGAGGTTTGAATTGCTAGTTTTCATGATCAAAATCCTGTTCAGGAAAAAACCTCAAAACTCTTGTTTCTTAGGTGTGTCCCTTTTTGAGGATATCTGTGTTCTTAGCATTAAATAGATGTAAAAAAATCTTGTTTGGTGGTTGctcgtgtcttttttttttccttcttctctggcATTTTTCTGTTTAACTCTAGGAATGTGTTACAAGTAAACGCACCTCATAGCTATTtatgcatttgttttttaatagtcttGGGTGGAAAAGTAGATGAccgaaattataaaagaaaatatttaagttaGATGACATCAAAAAAGTGTCAGGGTCACACCTTCTCTAGAGATATAAATATCTATGTCACTAGCTCTACAGTTTGAATGAGAAAACTTGCCAGCAATCTCAGGTCTCTTCATGTGCTCTGGGTTGTCTTTTTCAGAGAAAAAGCTGTTTAGACAAGGACTTTAGTTTTGTGCTTCTCTGCCCGAGAAGGCCTCCGTGTGCATCCTGGATTCACCCTGATATTAACTGTAGTGGCCTCATGGGCCTAATTTCATCAGATGGGTGTATTGGCAATGATTTAGCAATCGGATATCCTGCAGTAGGGGCGAAAGAGGGCAGTGACAATTATGCCAGATTCCTAGTCCAGTGGCAGGCAATGCGACTAGTTTCTACACCCTGCTCGTCAGCGCTGGCATGCCAGTGGAATCCTGTTTTCATCTAGTCTCTTTTGTGCATGGGCAAAAGAAAGAGTTAGTTGATGGCTTCCTCCTTCTGATTTGATTGGAGCAAAAGAGATCTGTAGTAGTGGAGGGTGTTGTCTGCCACTAAGCCACAGGCTGATGCACCTGGATCTGAGCAGGCCTGCGGGCTTTCACGTGTGCACTAGGACTCCTTACTGGTCAGCAGGTTATTTGCTGGGTTAGTGCCATAATCTGAGCTGGAAAGCAGACCAGACAACTAGTTCTTGTCTGTTTGTAAACAACTCTGGCCCAAACCTCAGATAAACATTGTTATTCGAAATTATTTCCAGACTTAGATGATTTCCTATGTGCTATCTGTGACCCTCTCATCAGAGGAGCAGTTGAACAGCTCTTACTCGCAATTTTCAGGTGAAGGAACTGAAGCTTAGTTTAAGTAGCATATTCAGAGTCACATGATTGGTAAATGGTGACAAACATTTAAACACAGGTTTTCAGATTCTGAGTTCAGTGCTTTGAAATGTGACTATTTCTCTACAAGGAGTAGAGAAGCATTGGAgtacctttttttgttg
This portion of the Ovis canadensis isolate MfBH-ARS-UI-01 breed Bighorn chromosome 13, ARS-UI_OviCan_v2, whole genome shotgun sequence genome encodes:
- the FAM83D gene encoding protein FAM83D isoform X2; amino-acid sequence: MALRYDGLDELPAACLSPCGPPNLAELYSEERRLALEELLAGGPDAFSAFLRRERLGRFLNPDEVIAVVMDVFTDIDIFRDLQEISRKQGVAVYILLDQALLSQFLDMCMDLKVHPEEEKLMTVRTITGNIYYARSGTKIVGKVHEKFTLIDGIRVATGSYSFTWTDGKLNSSNLVILSGQVVEHFDLEFRILYAQSKPISSKLLSSFRISGRFDHLVEQKPLSKELTLGNLLRLRLARLSSTPRKAELGGEEGRAEAGCGASKASTISEEDYFSSRRDRLEGRRATDAATQTEPGEETPAVSTSDVGTQASAATTCAGTQTTVATRVVSSQTVVPTTSATTQTDVDEGVLASPGSQSKEGSPVSKMSVSRSSSLRSSSSLSSQGSVASSIGSQTSFRSTDFATPGHPKYWSTPHFDLCFRDSFRNLNKERQFHFAGIRSRLNHMLAMLSRKAFLTENYLGFNSGSFARSSANLLAVREITLYPSYQ
- the FAM83D gene encoding protein FAM83D isoform X1 → MALRYDGLDELPAACLSPCGPPNLAELYSEERRLALEELLAGGPDAFSAFLRRERLGRFLNPDEVRAILRAAERPGEEGAAAAAEDSFGSSHDCSSGTYFPEQSDLEPPLLELGWPSFYQGAYRGATRVEAHFQPRCAGAGGPYGCKDALRQQLRSAREVIAVVMDVFTDIDIFRDLQEISRKQGVAVYILLDQALLSQFLDMCMDLKVHPEEEKLMTVRTITGNIYYARSGTKIVGKVHEKFTLIDGIRVATGSYSFTWTDGKLNSSNLVILSGQVVEHFDLEFRILYAQSKPISSKLLSSFRISGRFDHLVEQKPLSKELTLGNLLRLRLARLSSTPRKAELGGEEGRAEAGCGASKASTISEEDYFSSRRDRLEGRRATDAATQTEPGEETPAVSTSDVGTQASAATTCAGTQTTVATRVVSSQTVVPTTSATTQTDVDEGVLASPGSQSKEGSPVSKMSVSRSSSLRSSSSLSSQGSVASSIGSQTSFRSTDFATPGHPKYWSTPHFDLCFRDSFRNLNKERQFHFAGIRSRLNHMLAMLSRKAFLTENYLGFNSGSFARSSANLLAVREITLYPSYQ